In Arachis hypogaea cultivar Tifrunner chromosome 17, arahy.Tifrunner.gnm2.J5K5, whole genome shotgun sequence, a single window of DNA contains:
- the LOC112763473 gene encoding uncharacterized protein, whose translation MERKLQLKELECLRLEAYENAQFYKEKAKAFHDQNIKRKNFKIGDEVLVYNSRLRFMPGKLRSRWDGSFKVVDVKPYEVVGVIHPTNGVKFKVNGHRVKLYHNQPKNAKELEIYLLGEVLK comes from the coding sequence ATGGAGCGTAAGCTCCAATTGAAAGAATTAGAATGCCTTAGGTTGGAAGCATATGAAAATGCTCAGTTctacaaggaaaaagctaaggCATTCCATGACCAGAATATAAAGCGGAAGAACTTCAAGATAGGTGATGAAGTGCTTGTATACAATTCAAGGTTGCGATTCATGCCCGGGAAATTGAGGTCTAGATGGGATGGGTCATTTAAAGTGGTAGATGTCAAGCCATATGAGGTGGTGGGAGTGATTCACCCCACTAATGGAGTTAAGTTCAAGGTCAATGGTCATAGGGTGAAGCTCTATCATAATCAACCCAAAAATGCCAAGGAGTTGGAGATCTACCTCCTTGGTGAAGTTCTCAAGTGA